Proteins from one Listeria innocua genomic window:
- a CDS encoding DUF871 domain-containing protein translates to MRKLGISVFPQHVALEESLEYIETAAKYGFSRIFTCLISANDEAEFAKLETICKRAKELGFDVIADVDPTVFESLNITYKELDRFKELGLAGLRLDLGFSGSEEAAMSFDDTDLKIELNISNGTRYVENILSYQANVGNIIGCHNFYPRKYTGLSREHFLRTSKQFKDLNLRTAAFVSSNSGEFGPWFVVDGGLPTMEEHRGVDITVQAKDLWNTGLIDDVIVGNMFASEDELRALSELNRNELQLAVEFLDGATDVEKEIVLTQKHFNRGDASEYVLRSTMTRVNFKQYDFPAHDTNTIAKGDVTIDNDGYERYKGEMQVALQEMENSGNTNIVARIVPEERYLLDTILPWQHFRLVEKKK, encoded by the coding sequence ATGAGAAAATTAGGAATATCCGTATTTCCGCAACACGTAGCGCTTGAAGAATCATTAGAATATATTGAAACAGCTGCAAAATATGGTTTTAGCCGTATTTTCACGTGTTTAATTTCTGCTAATGACGAAGCGGAGTTTGCTAAATTAGAAACAATTTGCAAACGCGCTAAAGAACTAGGATTTGATGTTATTGCTGATGTTGATCCGACTGTATTTGAATCGTTAAATATCACTTACAAAGAATTAGATCGTTTCAAAGAGCTTGGACTAGCTGGCCTTCGTCTTGATTTAGGATTCTCCGGTTCAGAAGAAGCCGCAATGTCGTTTGATGATACTGACTTGAAAATTGAATTAAACATTAGTAATGGTACTCGTTACGTTGAAAATATCTTATCTTACCAAGCAAACGTAGGAAATATCATTGGGTGTCACAACTTCTACCCAAGAAAATATACTGGTCTTTCCAGAGAACATTTCTTACGTACAAGTAAACAATTCAAAGACTTAAACTTGCGTACAGCAGCATTCGTTTCTTCTAACAGCGGCGAATTTGGCCCATGGTTTGTTGTGGACGGCGGACTTCCAACAATGGAAGAACATCGCGGCGTGGACATTACTGTTCAAGCAAAAGATCTTTGGAACACTGGCCTGATTGATGATGTCATTGTAGGTAATATGTTTGCTTCAGAAGACGAATTACGCGCTTTAAGCGAATTAAACCGCAATGAATTACAACTCGCTGTTGAATTTTTAGATGGTGCAACAGATGTCGAAAAAGAAATTGTCTTAACACAAAAACATTTCAACCGTGGCGATGCTTCCGAGTACGTTTTACGCTCGACAATGACGCGTGTTAATTTCAAACAATACGATTTCCCAGCACATGACACAAATACCATTGCAAAAGGCGATGTAACAATCGACAACGACGGCTACGAACGCTACAAAGGCGAAATGCAAGTAGCTCTTCAAGAAATGGAAAACTCCGGCAACACCAATATCGTTGCTCGAATTGTTCCAGAAGAGCGTTATTTACTAGATACCATTCTACCGTGGCAACATTTTAGATTGGTTGAGAAGAAGAAATAA
- a CDS encoding PTS lactose/cellobiose transporter subunit IIA yields MELEQTIMQLIVHGGNAKSDAMLAIEAAKKGDFDVADEQIKNAEAALLEAHHSQTSLIQGEARGEKAEVSLLLVHAQDHLMNAITFKDLAKEIVDLYRSK; encoded by the coding sequence ATGGAATTAGAACAAACAATTATGCAATTAATCGTACACGGGGGTAACGCCAAGAGTGACGCAATGTTAGCTATCGAAGCGGCAAAAAAAGGGGATTTTGACGTTGCAGATGAGCAAATCAAAAATGCAGAAGCGGCACTACTTGAAGCGCATCATTCACAAACTTCATTAATTCAAGGAGAAGCGCGCGGCGAAAAAGCAGAAGTTTCTTTACTGTTAGTACACGCACAAGACCACTTAATGAATGCTATTACTTTTAAAGATTTAGCAAAAGAAATTGTTGATTTATACCGTTCTAAATAA